From the genome of Rhinolophus ferrumequinum isolate MPI-CBG mRhiFer1 chromosome 24, mRhiFer1_v1.p, whole genome shotgun sequence:
GCTCCTAAACTTGGAAAGATGGATTTGGATGGATAGGGTAACAGGACCTGGGCTTGGCCCTTTCAGCTACATGTGGCAAAGCTTTCATGGTCCATTTCAGCTTGGATGTCCTGGATACTTCCCAGAGCCCTGAGGAAGAGGGACAGCATCACCCAGGTGCTGTGAAacatctgctttaaaaaaaaaaaatgcttgagaAAAAGTGCCCCTGGAGACGGTCTGGACAGGTAGGGTCTCCCAGGAGCTGCGCCAGCATCTGCCGCATTATCTGCTGTAGCCAcagccctcccccccacccctcccgcctcCCACCGGAGACCGCTGCCCTCCCGACTCCATTCCCCTGGCAACGGATCTGCGTCGTGCTGACATGCGCCCTGACATGCGCCCGTCTCGCTGCAGATGCTGGATGGCCATTAGCACGCAACCAGCCGAATGTCCCCGCCACTTGCCAGCCTCACTCTGGCCCAAGCTCTTCGACAGGGGGTGGGCAGGACcaagaaggagaggggaggggatggCCTCTTATCTGAGCACCTCTTTGAGCGTCCCTTTCTGCGTGGCCCTGGCCAAATGCTAACTTACCGCCCAGCCAGAGGGAGACAGAATGGAACTCAGCCTGGGTGTTGCAGATCTGCTCTGTGGCCCCAGGCAAGAGCATGATCCCAGGGGGCTCAGGGGACTTAGTCCCTCAATGTAAAATACATACCCTATCTTCCTGAGGAAGCTCCTGCCACAGAGTCTAGAATCCTCTCTTTGGGACATGGGTGAGGCAAAAGGCTGGAGCAGTGGGGACAGGCAGCATCGCCACAGGCGATTGGGGCGCAGCTGaggacacactcacacacctcaCAGTTTTGCTGAGTCCAACAGGTCTCTCGtgaactccctgagggcaggaggcTTGTCCTGTCCTTCTGGTGTCCTTAGtacctgtgggggtggggcaaggacAGGGCTCAGTACCACGTGGGTGAACGGTCTCCTGGGGCATTGCCAACTGGGCTGGTCCTTCTGCCACACCCTTCTGTCCAAGTGCCACTCAGCAGCAGCAatgttgaacacctactatgtgccaagtactttgCTAGGCAGAGGGGAGATGGAGATGCCCCCTTTCCTCAGGAGCTTGCAGTGCAGTCGGGAAGACAAGGAAACCATGATCCAGACATGGGGTGGTAACAACTGTGTGCTCAGGGAGAGCACCAAGGAGATGAGGGGTTCAGGGAATCCTTCCTGGAAGAGATTATATCCACGGACAGACAGGTGGAGAAGGGCAGTGGGGACAACATGTGTAAAGCTCCTGAGGCTAGGAGGCTCTGAGCACGGGGTGGGGAACTGCAAGTTTTAAAGTGGCCGGCTAGAGCATGGATGTGCCAGTTGTGAATCTGGACTTCACCCTGACACTTGCTCATGATGAGATTACCTGTGCAGGAAGCTTGTCGCTGGGGGTGGCTGAGAGGAGGCAGGACTGGAAGCCAAGGGTCAGGGACAGGATGTAGCAGTCATCCAGACAGTGCTGAATGCTGGCCTTAAGCAGGTTGGTAGTGATGGAGAGGAGACGAGCCTGCCCACGAAGGGGGAGTTAGAGTGGCAGAGGCCTGGGGTGGGTGCTTGGGATTGCTGGATCCACTAACCCTCTCCATCACAGAGTGCTAGGTGAAGGGAATGGTAGGTTTGCGGAGAAGTCCAGAGGGTCTAGTACAGGACCATCCAACAAAACTTTGGGTGGTAAAGGAAGGGTTCTGGATCTGTGCTATAGCTTCTAACCACCTACGGCTGGTGAGCCCTTGAAATGCAGCCAATGCGACTGAGGAACTGAACTTTTAGAACTAATTAATTTTGAGTAATTAACCTTGgttaatttaaacttaattacATATGGATAGAGGCTACTGTATTGCTCGGTGCGGGTCTGGAGCCTAGAAAGGTCTGCCTCACTGGGTTCCATCAGCATTTAGGAAGTACTTGAAGCCACGGGAGGGGGTGCCTGTGGCCCGcaaggtgggtgggagggagtgaAATGAGCAAGTGGGGCTGGCAGCCCTTGGGCCCCCTTCCTTCTGCCTCACCTCTTCTGCCCAGGTGTGCACTGCAGCAGGCTGGGCACTGCTTAGCCTGAAGCCCTTCAGAAATCTCACCTGCAGAGGAAAATGACAAAGGACAGGAAGAGTTACCACGCCGTGCAGTAGTGGTACTGACAAGCGTGGAGGGTGCTGGGAATGAAGATATACCTGCCTGAGGGATTAACATGCAACTGTGGACACGCGTATCAATGTGACCATGGACATGCTTTTGATATGTTgccatatgaaaagaaaatagttcACAATTGTGTGCCGTGTGATTGACTAAATTAGAAACGTGTATGCATGAAAAAGACATGAGAACGGCAACATGATAGCAACTGTCATCTTAGAGAGGTAGGATAATAGGACATTTCTAGTCTTCTTTATATATACGTATTACTTTTATGATGGAAGCAAGCTTTAGTTTTAGACTCTTACCTTGTTTAGATGATAAAACATTGCGCCACCACCTAAAGCAATTGAAGAATAATGACTTAGGAAAATGCCTATGACACAGAATTGGGAAAaacaatagaatatataatctCAGAGTAAgagcatgatttaaaaaaaaatagtaggaaATGCCCAGATGTGGTAACAATGGTTGTTactgattattttactttttaataacatattttaattttttattttgtacgTTATTTTCAGGTACAGTGAGTCTTACCTTCAATGTGGTGGTCGGGAGGGAAGTGTTATGTAAAAGCCCTCTTCCCTGGTCTCCATTCCATATGCTGAAGACACCATTCTCCGCAAGACTAATTCTGGGGTTCCCCGTAAGAGCTGCATCCCCAGGATTTCAGTTCACGTTCCCAAGGAGTCGACCCAACTGGAATCACAAAGTTCCAGCGTTGACCCTGGCAGGAATCCTGAAGTCATGTAGAGCAGGGCAGCCAGTGGAGCTTCCTGTGAGAAGGAAGCTATTCCGTATGTGCTCTACCCAGAATGGTGGTCCGTAGCCCCGTGTGGCCAATGAGCACTTGAAAGGTGTCCCGTGTGACTGAGAAAGTGGGTTTGAAATTTCGTTTCATGTTAATTACAACTTCATTCGCCACACATGGCTGGTGGCTGCCGTATTGGGCAGTGCTGATCTAGAACCTCTCCCTTTGTGGATTTTGAAACTCAGGCCAAGAGAGGAGAGGGCTTGGCTCGGGTCACAGTGGCCCTTCTTCCCAAGGCTCATTCTCCACTGTCAAGGAGGAAGGCCTCCAGCTTTGTGTTTCAAATTGGAATTTTGTGTGCCACCAGTCCAAAAGAGTGGGTAATCGTGGGCATTCCTTGGCAGCAGCTGCAGTGGTTCTTCGGGTGACATGTGCAGCAGTCATTTACATCACTAAGGTGTAAGTCTGTCCAGGTCCGGCCCATGCCATACACATGCTCTGTGATATAAATTGGGGACACTGGGAAGAACGTGTGATTTGGAGTCTGTCGGGCCCAGGTTGGAATCCCAGCTTGACAATGAACTAGCTGTGTGCCTCCTGGGCAAGTCACATGGACTGCCTGGACCTCCATTTCTCCACCTGTAAAACGGAACAGAAGCCAGCCTAGAGGGTGGCAGTAGGGTTCCTTGCCACGTCCCCTTCTAATACACAGTTTTTGTTTCTGGGCTTGTAGGCCTGTATGAACTCCAACTCACCACTGATAGCCCTGTTACCACGGGGGCAGAGGTGACCATCACAGCTAGCCTGGTGGCCAGTGACAACGGCAGCCTGGTCCTGCCCACCAACATTCACTTCTATCGCTTCCACTGGATCCATACTCCACTGCTGCTCACAGGAAAGACGGATGAGGCGTTCAGCTCCACCATCCGCGCTGTGGGCAACGAGCCCGGGGACTTCCCCGTCTCTGTCTGGGTCACCGCCGCCAACTGCTGGATGTGCCAGCCTGTGGCAAGGAGCCTCCTCGTCCCCTCCATCACAGGTGAGGACCTTTCCTGTTTGCTAATTTGCCTTCAGACTCTTGGTGCAGAGAAGAACATCCAGCCTGGCCAGtaatcacagaaatgcaaattagaccCCTGGTCCCTTCTCTGTTGCCAGCTGAGTTAACAAAAGATCAGAAAATGGTAATACCCACTGCTGGCAGTGTTGCGCTGAAATGGACACTTATAGTATGTATTGCTACTGGGGATATAAATTAATACGACCCCTTGGAAAGCAGCTGATCAATATGTATCAATggttataaattaattttactctttGGCCCATTCGTTCTCATTCTTTCTCCCCCAATTTCCCTCCTTGATCTCTTGGAGTTCATAGTCTCTTAAAGAATTTATCTTCAGGAAATAAACCTCTATTTGGGTAATTATTTATGCACAAAGGTGTTCATTGCAGTAGTGtttataatagaagaaaatataaacaggcTAAGTTTGCAACCATAAGGGGAGTTGTTAAATACATCGATAGAATTTGTATAACGAATAAGAATGACCTTTACAAAGAGTTTGCAATGTCCTCGGCGAACACTCATACCCGTGCttgtaaaattttgaaaagcaaaccaCAAAATTCTATAACCAATCTGGTCACCCGTGTTAATACACCATGTACCGTACAGGTACACACAGCAGTACTTTGCGGTTTCTCAGAACGTCAACGATGGTTATGTTTTGAATGACAggcagtttcctttcttttcatgctacttttctacattttccaaaCGAGCTTGATAGAGCAGGCCTTACCCTCTGCTTTTGTGGTGAAAAACATCAGCtcttacagttgttttttttaagaacagaagACCTGAGCAGAAGTCTTCACTCAGCCCAAATCACTGGGTGTGGAGATACGATCAGTAGAACTGCTAATTTTTTAAGGCTCatctaatattttgaaatatttcccaaaAGTTACTTTCAAAGCCTGTGCATTTCCTTCTGTTCCTGGGCACCTTTGGTGCCAGCAAGCTTATGGTCCTAGTGAAAAGGGTGCAGGAGCAAAGCTATGCATGTCACACCTGCTGTGAGCCTTCAACGTGATGACCCGGGGGAGGGGCCCTCTTGCCACCACCCAGCTCTGACAACCAGAAAGGTCCAGTGGGGGAGAAGCTGCTCTGGCCACAGGCATGTGTCAGGTCACTCCCTGGCTCCACCCTCCTGCCATCTCATGAACTCACCCTCCCTTGGTTTCTGTCTCCCAGAGCTCCTTGTGGGGAACCTCGTTGTCACCCAGAACTCGTCCCTGCCCTGGCCCAGCTCCTATCTCGCCAAGACAGTCCTTAaaatttccttcctcctccatgaCCCGAGCAACTTCTTCAAGACCGCCTCGTTTCTCTACAGCTGGGACTTCGGAGACGGGTATGTCCTTACCCCCCTCGATGCCCCAAAGCCACGGCCCATGGTGGGGGCCTCATTGTCCCATGAGGGTACCTGAACTGTCCCACTTTCACCTGCCCACTCTCACTCCAAACATTCCTTGAGCACCTGCTCTTTGCCAAGCTTGGGCTGTGTGGGGACCAGGGGGAGCCAGTCATGGGACCTACCTTTGAGGTACCTGCCACCTAGTACAGGAGGTTACTGGTGCCCAACAGCCCTTTAAGGAAGGTCAATGTAGGAAGGATTTTTCTCCATTTGACTCTGGAGGGACCTGTTCTGGCTTCATTTCTCCTTACTCCTTCTCTCCAAACAAGCCAGGCTAGAGGAGGCCGGTCAGGACGTGTGAGTCAAGCACTGAACCCAAGTAGCCCACAGACACCTCAAATTCATGCAAGAGCAGTGCCCAGTGAAGACCCCTCGCTCCATTCGAGTCCCCCCAAGCTCCTGGCTGAGGAGGGAGGCGGGCTTGTAAGTGCCACGTGGGTGAGGAGTGCTGCATGTCATGTGAAGGATTATTGAGCCTTTGATGACCTTGGAAAACTGGTATTCCAGTGTCTTCCTCTGCAAGCCTAAGAAACAGCTGGTTTAAGGAATGCCAAGATTCGGAGGCAGAAAAATGTGGAATGGAGATACAGCTCGGGAGAGACAGGCTGCTCTCGGGCTAGATGTCAAGAACCCAAGGACTCTCTCCTCTGAAGATAAAAGGATTTGGGTGACGATTTTAGACATGCAGACTCTCGTTGGAGAGGGGAGGAAGTGTTCTCTACTGCAGGGGACTGTGCAGAGAGAGACAAGCATCTCTCCCCAAAGCAAGGGGGCTGGTCCAACAGGCCTctctaaataaaacaagaaacgaaatataagtattataaaggaggagaaaaaaaaatcatcacacaCAGATGACCATACTATTTACCTGGAAAACACAAGAGACTCAACTGAAAAATCCTAGAACTAAAAAGAGATTTTTAGTAATATAGCTGCTTACCAAAAAAGCTACAAAATTCATAGCTTTCCATGCAACTGcaatcaaaaaattattttataatagttataCAACAtaaaaactgagagaataaaCTGAGCCTAAAATTGTAGGATTTACATTAATAAGACCACACATCATACTGAGAAccttaaaaagatttaaaagatgaaaagggaATTTCTCAATattggaagaagggggaaaaatcgGAAAAGCAGAATGACGATgaatggggatggggagggaactGGAAATGCATACAGAACTATTTTTAAAGCTACAGATAATTTGCAGCAACAAAAGGCAGCTCAAAATGGAACAGACCAGGAAAGgcagaaacaacctaagtgtatATACACATCTAGTAGGTAGATGATAACAGTGGTATTTCTAGCCAGTGAgtatagatagatgattgataaaTGGTAGCAGGgcacttggttaactatttgggAGAAAAACAATTTGATCCCAAACAAAAGCAACTCCAGATAGATTCCAAAATTAAACATAATGAACCAGGATTAGATTGAAATGTAGATAAACACATACAATTGGATAATTTGACAATGGGGAGCGCatttctaagaataaaaacaggtggaaaatataaaggaaaaactgctAGATTTGGCATCACCAGATTTAAAATTTGAGTGTGAAAGAAGTAAATCAAACCAAAAGACAAAGtttaaactgggagaaaatagttGGAAGACATACAATAGATAAAAGTTTGTTAAACTTCATCTATATAAAGAGCATTGACAAATAAAcgcaaagatttctttttttaaattgctattagACTTCTTAAAAAGTGATTCAGGTAATTGAAGGGAAAGAGCATGATATAACTTGGATATGTCCCtccctgttttacagaggagATAGGAAATCTGGAGCTGAGATTCAAAGCCAGGTGTGTTTTAACTCCAAAGTTCAtgcttctcccctccccagattGGGCCTGTCTCTAATACACAGCCTCTCCCAGACTCCTGGCTGGGGCAGCAGAACACTTCCTGGCAGGTGACGGGTACCTGTCGCTGGGAGTTCTCCCACCTGTACCTTATATGCACAAAGACAACCAACAGCCACTTTACCCGAGCACAGCAGACCTTGAGCCCCAGGGGGCTCTGGGGGCTGCTGTTATGATGACAGATTTGCACATGAGGCCTTGGTAACTGAGCCACCCCTGACTCTAAGAAGTCATATGAGTCACTTCTTCCCTGTCACCTTACAGCACCCAGATGGTGACTGGAGATGCTATGGTCTATTATAACTATCCGATCATTGGAAACTTCACTGTGAAGCTCAAAGTGGTGGCCGAGTGGGAACAGGCAACACTGGATGCTGGGAAGAGCATCACGCAGAAGACGGGAGACTTCTCTGCCTCACTGAAGCTGCACGGTGGGTgtctgggggcgggggcgggcggaGCGCTCCTTGTTCCCTGGCTCCAGCAGCCTCTGCTCAAGCACAGTGGACTGTGCCCCAGTCTATGGCACAGGAGGGAACGCTGAGACCCATCTCTCCCTGGCTTTGGTGAGAGGGGGCCCTTGGGCGCTGCAGGAGATTTCTCCTTTGTGCTATGGCCACTAACTGGGATGGTGCTTTCCCCACGCAGCACAGatgatggggtgtggggggaaatGTGAGCCAGCCCTTGGTCCTGGTTCCTGGAGCTCTGCCTGCTTCCTCCAGCCCCCTCACTGAGCCTGCTGTGGCGCCTGCTGCTGCCCCCGGGGAAGCAGGACACAAGCATGCCCTGGACGGATCTGCAACCCACCCTTGGGAGAGGGCCGGAGAGGGCAGGGTGGTGGTCACACAGCCCGGACTCTAGGAGCCCTGAGACGTTTGTCCTGAGCTACCAGGCTAACAAGGTCCTCTCTGCCTTTCAGAAACCCTTCAAGGCATCCAGGTCTCGGGGCCCACCCAAATTGAGAGCTTCCAAAAGATGACAGTGACCTTGAACTTCCTGGGAAGGTGAGTGGAATGGAACTTCTGGGTTTGGTGTTCCTTAGATGGACCTGCGTTTTCCGTCTTCTGAGCCTGTGCTGTGGCAGGCGGATAACATGAAATGTTCCCGTAGACCAAAAGCCTCCTTCCCCTTTCAGATCctactcaaatgccacctcctccagaaaaCATACCACATGTGTCACTGGAGCACTCGTTCTGTGTCGTCTAGCAGTCTGTGCATGTCCCTGTTTGTCTCATTGGCTCTTATGTACCATTGTGTTCCCTGGCCTGGAGGGTGTGCAGCAGAGGCCAGGACAGCTGGCTGTGCTGTCCTGGAAGGGACACTGAAGTTCACGGCCACCTGGCCTTTGCACTTGATCTGTGTTCACCCTCTTGGCCGAGCCGTTTCTGAAAAAAGCGCCCTCATTTCCGTGCAGCCCCCCTCTGACTGTGTGCTGGCGTCTCAAGCATGAGTGCCTCCCGCTGGAGGAAGGGGAATGTCACCCGGTACCCGTGGCCAACACAGCTTACAACCTGACCCACGTCTTCCGGGATCCTGGGGACTACTGCTTCAGCATCCGGGCCGAGAATGTCATCAGCAAGACACATCAGTACCACAGGATCCAGGTGTGGCCCTCCAGTAAGTGACACCGCCCCTTCCGCTCCAGAGCAACTGAGGCAGCAAAACCCAGTCAACCCTGACACCACCACCAGTATGCTGCCACCAGCCACCTCTGCCAATGCCATCAACAACCAACCCCTCCAACACGAGAATCATCAATAGCCAACACCCTGACCGACTGGCCGTACCCTGCCCCCACCAAATTCTACCAGCGCCACCAACAACCAGCTCTAGCACCCATCAGTTCTCCCGACACCCCCTCAACACCAGCACCACGAACAATCACCACAGGCAACTCCGCCACCAGCAGCCAACTCAGCCAGCACTGCTGCCACCGTTATCACACACACACTACTGACAGTTCTTCCAGCACCGTCCAGAGCCAGCAGACAGCTCTGTGATCTAATTGCTACACCCTGACGGCCCTCAGCATGGCCATTCACACCCCGCCCATCGGCCCCCGTGCCACCCACGTGGACCAACGCCATCTCTGCCGTGCCGTCCCAGCGTCACCCCAGCTTCAGCTCTCTCGTCACCACCACCGTAGCTGTCAATGTCCCTTTGACATTACCAATGCCACACAGGTCTCCAATGTGAATGCTCCCATACGAAATGAGCCACCATGATCGCAATGCACCCTCCGTCACTCCTGTCAGCCCCCATCACCTCCCCCCAGCACGTGGCCTCCGCCACAGCACTGTTGCCACCACTAAAACCAGCAGCCCTCGTGGTGACTGCCAGACTCATGGGACTATTGTGTGAGCTGCTCAGAAAGTGCAAGGTCCCTCTCATCCCCTAAGAACACAGCCTCCTCCCCCAGAATACCCATCTCCACGCCATCGTCAGGCTCTGCCACTGGCTTACGGTCACAGGATTAGCGGATGATGGCATCACGTCCCACCCTTCATTTCCAGGGGGACTCTCCTGTGACCCGGAGAAGGGCTTCCTTATATAGAGGAGAAAGTTGGACCCTTGGACTCTAAGGGATGGTTTCAGACGCCCAGCTGAGTCCCACCTGTATAGTACAAAAGGGGAAGCCTCCCAGCTGCACTGTCCCCAGGGTTGGCCCTGTGAGTGTCCTAGATGCTGTCACTGTCCCCTccagtctccccagcccctcGGAGCCCTTGAGCAGATGCTGCCCTCCACTCTAGGCCCTGGCTGACCTTCGGCCAGGCAGAGTCTGGGACCTGTGGGCACCCTCGGGGGCACCTGCCTCCCCAGCACCTCCTGGGCACTGAGTGCCTGGGGTCCCCCAGAATTCTGTGGACAAGACAGCACTCCAGGTAACCTATGCTGCCTTTTCTTGGGAAACATCCTCGTGGCATATGGTGGTGTCTATAGGCAGGGACACAGGAGGAGGGTGAAGGGACAGTGAGAGGGGACTCACACTTGCTGATCACCTGCCATGCACCTGGCACGTTCCCATCTCACCTTGTGACATCCCCATGGAAGCGTCTCAGGCTAGCATTAGTATCAGGTCGTCTGGTCAGAGTCCGGATTCAAACCGGACCACCTAACTCCAGACCCCGGGCTCTTCCTGCTCTGCCCTGCAGCTTCCTGGCAACAGGGTCAACGAGTGACCCCAGAGCTGCCACAGAATGGAAAGATTTGACAGAGATCACAGGGCTGCTTGGCTTCCCTTCCCCGACACAAGTCACCCAAGAGAGCAAGGAGGAAGCTGTGAAGCCCTCCATGGCCTAGACTTAGAAGTCCTGTGCCACCACCCGTCACAGGCTGTTCCAGCCTGCACTCAGGGTGGGGACACGAGCCGCAGCCCTTGACAGTCACGATCAGTACCTGTGGACGTATTTGGAAACCCTTGCGCATGCCAACTTGGTTTTTGtgaaatcctggctttgcctttTGGGGTTACCTAGTTGGGATGCATGTAGCCGAGGAAAACCTGGGGAGGGGTTTGACTACTCTCTCCCCTGCTGTGGTCTCCTGAGAGCTGGCATTCCGCAGCCACTACCAGGCCAGTGACGGCgccctctctcactcccaggcatgCAGCCGGCTGTCTTTGCTTTCCCATGCGCCACGATTATCACCATGATTCTGGCACTAATCATGTACGTCAGCCTGAGGAATGCACACCAGAAGGACGTGGCGGAGGTGAGTGCtcaggagggtgggggctgggccgCCGGGCCCGGAGAGGGTCTCTGGGGAGGGCATGAGGGCCAGGCCAGAGCGCTTGGAAGGGGTCTGGATGTCTGCACAAGGCCCTGGGCTGATGGAGATGTGCCTTAGAGGCACCCATAGACCAGGCACATTTGTCGAGTTGGATTCTCCCCACTGGACTTACGTCCTGTGCTCTCCACTTGCCTGGAAGCGGTGCCCATGAGCTGGTAAGGGAGAGGGCAGTGGAAAGACGGAGCCCCAGAGGGAGATAAGCCACGGGCACAGCGAAGTGCTGTGTGGCTCCCGGAAGGTGTTTCTGTGCATGCTGCCATGGCAGCTGAGCTTGTTAGGCCACCTAAAGGGGCTCCcggcagggggcggggagggtggcaggggtgggggtgattGACCCATGGGGTTTTGTTCACCATAGGTGGCTGATTTTGACTTTTCCCCCATGTCTGACAAGAATCCGGAGCCACCCACTGGGGTCAAGTGCTGCTGCCAGATGTGCTGTGGGCCCTTCTTGCTGGAGACACCATCTGAGTACCTGGAGGTTGTCCGCGAGCACCACAGGCTACTGCCGCCCCTCTATAAGTCTGTCAAAACTTACACGGTGTGAGCGGCCCCACAGCCCGTCTCAGCTTAAACTAACTGCCGACTCGATGCTTCGGGCAGGGTGGTGCATGCACCCAGCAGGAGGGTTCATGAGTGTAGGGCCATCCGCCCTGGCCAGCCATCCATCTGTACAGTCCAGCTGCTGACACAAGCCCCCCTCAGtcagccccgcccccagcctcctGTCCAGTCTAACCACTGCTGTAAGCACCTCTCAGTCACCTCCACCCGACCCCTTGCCTTTGAAGAGGCCCCAAGCAGGACTCGACATTCCATGTGGCCTCTGAAGAGCTGTGCCTCGCCCAATCCTCTCATGTTGGCACGTCTGCCTCCATCTGGGATTTGGGCTTTCCTCCCCAGGCAGCCCCGCCAAAGTCAGAGAGCTAGGAGGAAGGTCAAAGACGATTAAGGACACATCATGAAAGGTCACGCATACAGACAAGCaggcacgcacacacgcacgtgTCACACAGACACCTCAGATGATTTCCTCTGTATCCGTCCAGTAGGTTGCTGGGATGTACCCTGAATTAGAACTAAGATGAAATCTGACCTTCTTCACTGGGCCCCAATG
Proteins encoded in this window:
- the TMEM130 gene encoding transmembrane protein 130 isoform X2; the protein is MAPALWPCVSRILWLACLLPLAPAGVAAGLYELQLTTDSPVTTGAEVTITASLVASDNGSLVLPTNIHFYRFHWIHTPLLLTGKTDEAFSSTIRAVGNEPGDFPVSVWVTAANCWMCQPVARSLLVPSITELLVGNLVVTQNSSLPWPSSYLAKTVLKISFLLHDPSNFFKTASFLYSWDFGDGTQMVTGDAMVYYNYPIIGNFTVKLKVVAEWEQATLDAGKSITQKTGDFSASLKLHETLQGIQVSGPTQIESFQKMTVTLNFLGSPPLTVCWRLKHECLPLEEGECHPVPVANTAYNLTHVFRDPGDYCFSIRAENVISKTHQYHRIQVWPSSMQPAVFAFPCATIITMILALIMYVSLRNAHQKDVAENPEPPTGVKCCCQMCCGPFLLETPSEYLEVVREHHRLLPPLYKSVKTYTV
- the TMEM130 gene encoding transmembrane protein 130 isoform X1; the encoded protein is MAPALWPCVSRILWLACLLPLAPAGVAAGLYELQLTTDSPVTTGAEVTITASLVASDNGSLVLPTNIHFYRFHWIHTPLLLTGKTDEAFSSTIRAVGNEPGDFPVSVWVTAANCWMCQPVARSLLVPSITELLVGNLVVTQNSSLPWPSSYLAKTVLKISFLLHDPSNFFKTASFLYSWDFGDGTQMVTGDAMVYYNYPIIGNFTVKLKVVAEWEQATLDAGKSITQKTGDFSASLKLHETLQGIQVSGPTQIESFQKMTVTLNFLGSPPLTVCWRLKHECLPLEEGECHPVPVANTAYNLTHVFRDPGDYCFSIRAENVISKTHQYHRIQVWPSSMQPAVFAFPCATIITMILALIMYVSLRNAHQKDVAEVADFDFSPMSDKNPEPPTGVKCCCQMCCGPFLLETPSEYLEVVREHHRLLPPLYKSVKTYTV